The following proteins are co-located in the Canis aureus isolate CA01 chromosome X, VMU_Caureus_v.1.0, whole genome shotgun sequence genome:
- the CFP gene encoding properdin, producing the protein MSTPGQAPQLLLLLLTLLPAKGSVPIWCFTQYEESSGKCQGFLGKGIRVEDCCLNPAYAFQEPGSKLCQACRSPRWSPWSAWAPCSVTCTEGSQLRHRRCIGHGGQCPEKVEPGTLEWQLQACEDQPCCPEMGGWSNWGPWTPCSVTCSKGTRTRQRICNQPTPKCGGQCPGKPQESETCDTQQVCPVHGAWAVWGPWSACSGSCHGGPSAPAESRSRKCSAPEPSKVPPGKPCPGSEREKRPCSGLPPCPVAGGWGAWGPVSPCPVTCGMGQTLEKRMCNHPAPQHGGPPCAGDAVRTHICNTAVPCPVNGEWGSWEEWSTCARRGINIMCKAIPGQQTRSRSCKGRKFDGQRCVGEQQDIRHCYNIQHCDWKGLWSEWSTWGLCVPPCGPMPIRTRQRLCMAQLPKFSPTITVVEGQGEKNVTFWGKPSAQCETLQGQKVVVEETRPCLHVPACKDPQDEKP; encoded by the exons ATGTCCACCCCAGGGCAGGCTCCTCAGTTGCTACTgctgctgctcaccctgctgcCAGCCAAAG GCTCAGTCCCCATATGGTGCTTCACCCAGTATGAGGAATCTTCTGGCAAGTGCCAGGGCTTCCTGGGGAAAGGTATCCGTGTGGAAGACTGCTGTCTCAACCCTGCCTATGCCTTCCAGGAGCCTGGCAGCAAGCTCTGTCAGGCATGCAG GTCCCCACGATGGTCACCGTGGTCTGCGTGGGCCCCCTGCTCGGTGACCTGCACTGAGGGATCCCAATTGCGGCACCGGCGCTGCATAGGCCATGGTGGGCAGTGCCCTGAGAAGGTGGAGCCCGGGACCCTTGAGTGGCAGCTGCAAGCCTGTGAGGACCAGCCGTGCTGTCCTG agatGGGTGGCTGGTCCAACTGGGGGCCCTGGACCCCTTGCTCTGTCACCTGTTCCAAAGGGACCCGGACCCGTCAGCGAATATGTAACCAACCCACCCCCAAGTGTGGCGGCCAGTGCCCAGGAAAACCACAGGAGTCTGAGACCTGTGACACCCAGCAGGTCTGCCCCG TACACGGGGCCTGGGCTGTTTGGGGCCCCTGGAGCGCCTGCTCGGGTTCCTGCCACGGTGGACCCAGCGCACCTGCCGAGAGTCGAAGCCGCAAGTGTTCTGCACCTGAGCCCTCCAAGGTGCCTCCTGGGAAGCCCTGCCCAGGGTCAGAACGTGAGAAGCGGCCCTGCTCTGGTCTGCCACCCTGCCCAG tggctgggggctggggggcgtgGGGCCCTGTGAGCCCCTGCCCTGTGACCTGTGGCATGGGCCAGACCCTGGAAAAACGGATGTGTAATCACCCTGCGCCCCAGCATGGGGGCCCCCCCTGCGCTGGCGATGCCGTCCGAACCCACATCTGCAATACAGCTGTGCCCTGCCCTG TGAATGGAGAGTGGGGGTCCTGGGAGGAGTGGAGCACTTGTGCCCGTCGGGGCATAAACATCATGTGTAAGGCGATCCCAGGCCAGCAGACACGCTCCAGGAGCTGCAAGGGCCGCAAGTTTGATGGACAGCGGTGTGTTGGAGAACAACAAGATATCCGTCACTGTTACAACATTCAACACTGTGACT GGAAAGGCTTATGGTCAGAGTGGAGTACCTGGGGTCTGTGCGTACCCCCATGTGGACCCATGCCCATCCGCACCCGCCAGCGCCTCTGCATGGCCCAGCTCCCCAAGTTCTC GCCAACCATTACTGTGGTCGAAGGTCAGGGTGAGAAGAACGTGACCTTCTGGGGGAAACCTTCAGCACAGTGCGAGACGCTGCAGGGGCagaaggtggtggtggaggagacTCGCCCATGTCTACACGTGCCTGCCTGCAAAGACCCTCAGGATGAGAAGCCCTAA